One Calothrix sp. PCC 6303 genomic window carries:
- a CDS encoding ATP-binding protein, translating into MVVKAKPNTDTQANDKQTTNKQTTNKQTNNKQTNNKQNNRPNTPQESSQQTKTTQKYNGRLVLVTGDKGGTGKSVMARLLLDIYRHRNIDCIAYECDQSNPQLYRHYSKLSPGVQTLKLNQRGGADSLQDDLERFSPKVSLVDLPAGAAEYFESVASDIHLFKNAEIMGYRITMVSVLGRVKDSVIQLKRLVDFCSDRVDYVVAKNLYWGEDKKFIRYNDSKVRQVLLNELRGIELLLPDLYDNLFDFIDSKDLTFREALEHDGLTVSNRSRIFDWVDKAETQLETAAWMLGLDI; encoded by the coding sequence ATGGTTGTAAAAGCAAAGCCAAATACCGATACGCAAGCAAACGACAAACAAACCACTAATAAACAAACCACTAATAAACAAACGAATAATAAACAAACGAATAATAAACAGAATAACAGACCAAATACCCCACAAGAATCTTCCCAACAAACCAAAACAACACAAAAATATAATGGAAGATTAGTATTAGTAACAGGGGATAAGGGAGGCACGGGTAAAAGCGTGATGGCGAGACTTCTTTTAGATATCTACCGCCATAGAAACATCGACTGCATCGCCTACGAATGCGACCAATCCAACCCCCAACTTTACCGACATTACAGCAAACTTTCCCCTGGAGTTCAAACCTTAAAATTAAATCAACGCGGTGGTGCAGATTCCCTACAAGATGATTTAGAGCGTTTTTCCCCCAAAGTTTCCCTGGTGGATTTACCTGCGGGTGCTGCCGAATATTTTGAATCAGTAGCATCCGATATTCATCTTTTCAAAAATGCAGAAATTATGGGGTATCGCATCACAATGGTATCTGTGTTAGGGAGAGTCAAAGATAGCGTCATCCAGTTAAAACGGTTAGTAGATTTTTGTAGCGATCGCGTGGATTATGTGGTGGCTAAAAATCTTTACTGGGGTGAAGATAAAAAATTTATCAGGTACAACGATTCCAAAGTACGGCAAGTTTTATTAAACGAACTTCGTGGGATAGAACTGCTACTACCCGATTTGTACGATAACCTTTTCGACTTTATCGACTCCAAAGATTTAACCTTCCGCGAAGCTTTAGAACATGATGGTTTAACTGTAAGTAATCGATCGCGCATATTTGACTGGGTTGATAAAGCCGAAACTCAATTGGAAACAGCCGCATGGATGCTGGGATTGGATATTTGA